The following proteins come from a genomic window of Methanosarcina sp. MTP4:
- a CDS encoding DMT family transporter, producing the protein MEKKTLAYLAAVFNAVFIGLTFLFTKQSLAFAAPFTTLAFRFVLSFIVMSLLLKLKFINVKLDLNRSQLKDLLVLSTFQPVLFFSFQALGLLYISSSEAGLINALIPVSVGIFGMFFLGEKLTPKQLGSFFISIAGIVFLFLMNGDAGDFNSSGVVFTLLSVVSTSLYIITGRKLSKSFDPMTLTFGMMANGAFVFLLLALGLEHLTLQDTLSLLYNSEFIFGILYLGLFTSVGTSFLTIYSLGELEASRSAVFMNLCPVIAVVAGVFVLHEEFGYYHLIGSFLIISGVLIASFSEKNN; encoded by the coding sequence ATGGAGAAAAAAACGTTAGCATACCTTGCAGCAGTTTTTAATGCCGTTTTTATCGGCCTCACCTTCTTATTCACAAAACAGTCCCTGGCTTTCGCAGCTCCCTTCACAACCCTGGCTTTCAGGTTCGTGCTCTCTTTCATTGTTATGTCCCTGCTGCTCAAGTTGAAATTCATAAACGTAAAGCTTGATCTGAACAGGAGCCAGCTTAAAGACCTGCTTGTTTTGTCCACTTTTCAACCGGTTCTCTTTTTCTCCTTCCAGGCGCTTGGTCTGCTGTATATTTCCTCTTCAGAGGCAGGGCTCATTAATGCCTTAATCCCGGTATCCGTGGGGATCTTCGGGATGTTTTTCCTGGGGGAGAAACTTACCCCGAAACAGTTAGGATCTTTTTTCATATCCATAGCCGGGATCGTATTCCTTTTCTTAATGAATGGAGATGCCGGGGATTTCAATTCCTCAGGCGTGGTTTTCACCCTTCTGTCCGTGGTCTCCACTTCTCTTTACATAATTACGGGCCGGAAGCTTTCAAAAAGTTTTGATCCCATGACCCTTACCTTCGGGATGATGGCAAACGGGGCTTTCGTGTTCTTGCTGCTGGCCCTCGGGCTTGAACATTTGACACTTCAAGATACATTATCCCTGCTGTACAATTCGGAGTTCATTTTCGGGATACTTTATCTGGGTCTCTTTACCTCGGTTGGAACATCTTTCCTGACCATTTACAGCCTTGGGGAACTGGAAGCTTCTAGGTCAGCCGTGTTCATGAACCTCTGCCCGGTTATAGCAGTTGTTGCAGGGGTCTTTGTGCTGCATGAGGAATTCGGGTATTACCATCTTATAGGGAGCTTCCTCATTATTTCCGGGGTCCTGATAGCCAGTTTTTCGGAGAAAAACAATTAG